The sequence cgcggcCGAAGATGAgcaagagcgagaaggcggaggcgagcagcgtctcgcggctctgcgtgGGCTGAATCGGCGACGGCTCGAGGAAGACGTCGAGGAGCTGAAAGTGGCTGAAGTAGTGGTTCCTcgccagctgccgcagcagctgcagcagcgagaacGCCAGCGAGTAGCAGCGCaccgcctccctctgcagcgtgTAGACCGCCAACACGCAACACAACTCCCGCACCAGCAACAGGCCTTCAGACAAGACagcttgctgctgctgcagaaagaCCGGttccagccgcgcggcgaagctgcgccAACGCGGTACCGtcgagccgccgccagccgacccaaggcccgccgcgcgcgcccgccgctcgctctctTGCAGGGgcagtcgcccgcgcggcggcgaacagGCCGATAGCTCGCGAAAAGAGGAGGCAAGCGTgtgcgacgcagacgagggggGAGCGGAAGACAAgtgagagggaggcggaaaGGGACTTGagcccggcgccgctcccCGCGAGACCGCAGACGCCAACACGAGACTCTCGCGCTTTCTCGAAGCAGCCGCCATCTGGCGGCGAcccagcagcgacggcgtgcTATCGTCCAGCGACAGCTTGAGGTGGCGCACGCgaagcgacgaagacgaaggccgAAGCGGCAGGACagctgcgaagaaaaaaacacagaAACAAACCATTCAAAACACCGTCAGACGACCCTCTTCGCGCAAGCGAACGTGCTCGTCAAGCCTGAGAGGCGTGCgtagagaggaagacgcagctgGCACAtgccgcgaaggagagaggccgAGACGCTCCCACCTTCGGAGCTGCTGTAGCCCCTACTCATCTCTTCTCTCCAGGGTGTTTGCACGTGCGTACGCAGAGACACCAAAAACAGCCAAGAGGCATGCGCCTACATACTGCATGCACCTGCTGtggcgcgagagagccaTTTCCGCATTTGGGGACACGTATGTGCCCAAAGACTCGCATGTCCACCTGCACGATTCTGCGTCTGGggcgcgtcttcttgtgGAGTTCAGGGTTTGAAAGGCTACCGCGTTTCGTCGGTTGGCTACCTGTAAGCATCCGGGGTGTGCCGAGTTTTCCGGCTCTCACCGACAAAGTGCGTCAGCATGCAGAGTAGCGCGACTCGAGGGGCGCTATCTCGCTCGCCCTGCGCTTCGGACTTGCtttgcgcgcctcctcgcgactTCACGGCTCTTCGAAGCAGATCGAGAAGCGCGGCaaagagcggcgccgccgtgggctggaagcgcgcgaggaagcagactgcgcgggcgagggcgacggcgatttcgcctcgctccgccgcagccctgcAGGCTGCGCCGTCAAAGTCTGACGGGCggccgtcgtccgcgcccCCGTtctccccgcccccctcggcgtcctcccccCCGTGTCACCttcgggcgccgacgcgtcaGATGCACCTTGCGATCGCggggagagcggaggcgagaaaacCGAGGAAACGGTAGTcgtgggcgccggcgaggacggcgccgaggccggagacgagggcgacgacgaagtgCAAGGGGATGTCTTATCAGAGGACGAACAgggggagagcgacgagagagacgacgggAGGCCTTCGCGACTCGGCCTCGACGAAGGTGAGCCCAGCAAAGGAACCGGCGGTGCGTGCGCGTGGTGAGCGCGGGAGGTGAGCAGCGCCCACAGAGAGGCGTTGGAGTactccgcggcgagcgccgcactcggatctgcgggcggcgacgatgCCAGCGGATTCAGCAGacacgccagcagcagcggctcgcccgcagacaacgcgagcggcgccagagagagaagcgacgcgccgcgcgagaagaacgaAGGCGGTGCAGAAGGAAACCAGGACGACACCGCGCAGGGGCGAGACgtagaagaagagagcgcgggagaggaTGAAGACCGAAGggcaggagacagaggagcggACGACGGGGAGGGGGAAGACTGCGAGACGGAATCCCAGTGAAACGCAGACATCACAGCTGTGGAGGTCGCCACGATGCTGAGGGaacagacacacgcacacgagGCAATACGCGGATGGAAGACCTTCCTGCCGGCACGAGAAAGCCGACAGCCAGCCAACGAATAGGCCGCCCAGAAAAACTTCACTGACCAACGAAAGAAGCAACAAATGCACccaaaagagagagaaaaagcacAGGCGGTcacaagagagagagtgaGAAAGACGGAAcacgacgagggagagaagaagaatgGCGGAAGCTCCTGGATTTacagagaagacgacacTCGGCGAGCTCCCGAGAGTGATCGCAGTGCAGTTGTCACGGCAGGCACGCGAAGGCAGAGATGGAAACTGAGGAGCGATTCAGTGTTGGCGAACGAGCGCAGCCGGCAGCTCTGCAACTCTCTCATCTCGCACAGATAAGGCACGAAAGATCGAGCGCCCAGTGCTCACTCAGCGAAACCAAACGGAAGCGAGTCAAGGCAACGGGCCCACTTACCGGAAGATTTgccgctgaagaagacgggCGAACGGTTGGCTGTTCCAAGAGCACGCCTCGGAAGTTGTTTTATCATTCTGATGCCTGCCgtccgctgcttctgcgaGCGTAGTTTCCGCTCCTTCGTCCGCGGgtttctgcgccgcgtctgcgccgagaGCTCGAAGGTGGGCGAATCGCGTCGCGGAGCGGCAGTCCGAATCAAGCGCCATgcagcgcagcaggagcATGAGGAGGAGCTGCACGTCGCGTGGGTctgggagaggaggcgcggaaggttccgcgtcctccacctcggcgccctcgccctcaaTCACCTGCACGTACACGCGGATTTCCTCGTCGAGCGCCTTCTCCACAAGCTGCCCGAACTTCACGTAGTCGAGCGTGGCCTTCCcatctgcctccgcggcggactTCTTCCctcctttccttcttcgctccgTAGCTCCAACACCTTGCCTCTCGCCCCCAAGGCCCTCCTCTGTTTCCGCCCCGACGGGGTCGGAGGCCTCTCCaggggcctccgcgcccgctctctcctccgcgggcttcgccgcccgcccagccttcgcttccttctttctcccctcctccctgcgttccttctcgcgctcgcgggcgagccgcgcctgcgtgcggACAGCGCGCACGAGCgatcgcccgcgcgcggcgcacagaagatgaagaaggagcagctgcaggagcgtCTCCATTTGACGACTGAAGCGCGGAAtcgacgggcgcggaggcgagggggaaggcgaggagggggaagcgggggggggcgaaggcggggcgggggagatcgccgcggccgagaggTGCTCGCCAGCGACTACGTGCACCAGATGGAGGGCGGCTGAGAGCGCCTGCTGAacagcagcgagcgaggccggGGGGGGGTGCAGCTCTTCCGAgacctcgccgccgccctcctcttcatcCGGCAAGAGAAGCAAGTAGGGAAGCAGCGTCTCTTGCAGACTATTCCACACCtcgacagcagccgcgatCGCCTTATCCGCCCCGCCTCGCGGATGGCCGCCCGCGACTGACAACTCCCCAGCCCTCCCTGTATTCCTGCCTGACTCGCTCTCTGTTCCTTCCGCCTTGGGGTCCTCCGCGCTCCCCCGACTGGAGTCTGCTTGCGCGCcgggcgtctctctgtcttccgTCAGGGCGCCTTCGGGCTTCACCAGGTGCCGCAGGAAGACgtacggcggcgcgcgatccttcgcgggcgcctcgtcggcgaagCGTGACGCCGAGaacggcgtcgcgcgcgtctgcaccGCCCCGTGCCCGCTTTCCAGCTCGCCGTAGGGTCGCCCGCCAGTCTCGGCCTCGCGTctgagggcgccgcaggcgcgtggagcggcgcgggtctgtgcgcggcgccgacgcactTCGAACAGacaaggcagccgcgcgcccgcgggcgaagaggagagagcccgcagcgcggcgagcgcttggcgcgtggcgcccgccgccccgacgagcgagacggcgagcagTCGTTGTTCATACGTCAGCGCGAGGCAAGCGCTCACCGAAGAGAGAGCGCTGCACACCGCGAGACGCAGGTTGAGACGCACCGGGAGAgggggaagaggaggaggaggaggcggtgcgGAAGCAGAAaccggcgctgccggcggcgcggaggcgagactgcgctgagacgaggcgcggctgctgccgagCGAAGAGTggcgcgagagcgcagccgacgagcccgaagacgcgcctggaggcggtCGGGGTAGTTGCGAAGTCGAgaaggagccgcaggcgagcgacgggAGAGAAACCAAAATCCCGCGGCTCGGTGGAGACAGAGCCAGGCGCGagggcagcagaggcacaaGCTGACAGAAGAGACCGAGGAGTTCAGACACCTTGGGATACGCCGCACTCTTGCCTGCGCagatgaaaaaaaaacacaacAACGAGCCCAAGTTACCCGCAGCCGAAGCCTTCGCGAGGCTCATGCAAGAGAGTAtaagaagagagagacgcacttAAGGCAGCTTCAGAAAGAaaacgcgggcgcgcggccgtcagTGCTGGAGCGTGAGGCAGGAACATCCCCACACAATCCGTCGCGCGGATGTAACTTAAGGCTGCACACATCGAGAAGGGCAAGCGTATACGTatgaatatacatatatatatatatggcgCATGTAGGAAGACCTCCGCCTAGTGTgcacgtatacatatatatacatacagagagagagatcaGAGAGAGATAGAAACAGATAGATGaagatatatagatagagatGGATAGAGATATgaatatagatagatatagatagatagatagagatagagatagatatagatagatatagatagatatagatagatagatatagatagatatagatagatagtGATAGGTGCGGGTACGCATGGAGAGAGAAGTTGTCCCTGGACGCACGAACTGATGCATTTGTCTCTAAAGACGAGTATGCGAATATGGAGAGCACGCCGATGCGCGTTGACTTACGGGCTTGCCTGAGCTCTTTCGAGAGTTTGTGGAGGACGGTTGTGGGGTGAACGGCCGCGATCATGCTCATCGCGGCACTGAGGCAGAGTTTCCGGCCGTCGAGTGGCTTCAGCAGTGGATACTCTCTCAGCGCGAAGTTCAGCCAGTCTTCCTCCCAGGGTTCAAcgtcctctttcttctctcggccTTCTCTCGTCGTCACAGCGTCAAGCCGCTCAGCCTGCACCGCTTGCTCTGCGCGCCCAGCGTCGCCGGAGTCTGACACGTCGAcgagcgcgggcgcagagcccGGAAAGTCGCCTCGGCCGTCGGCCTCGAGTTGGAAGATCCAGaagccgaggacgcggaggaggaggcggaagagtgCCAGCTGGTGCGCCTGAACCGTCACGCGAACCTCGAGGAAGGATCGAATGGAGAGCATCAGCAGCGCCATGTGTTTTTCGGCAAACACACAGAGCGtctcggcgaccgcggcttcgctctgAAGCTCCAGCAAGCTCATGGCCTCAGGCGAAGGCACGCGCCGCCACGTCGAGGAGTGAGacctggcggccgcggcggcgagagcgaggtcTCGatcccgcgcgtcgcggagccTTTGCTCCTCCGGAGGATGCGCaggcccgccggcgccgcccaaCTCACGGTCTCCGCTTGCGGCTCTGTCGGCCGAGGCGTTCTCCACCCCTTCTGAAGGCGCAGCATAGGGCAGGGGAGGAAAGGGGAGGCCCGCGAAGACGTTCAGCGGGTCGTTGGACGCAGCctcggaggaggaggcctcgAGCGCATTCAGCAAGCAGAAAATCACTTCTTCGATGTCTAAGCCGTTGATGTGGCCGCCcacggcggacgccgagcgcgagagatCGCGGGAGatcgcagagacgccgccagcCTGGGCGATCCAGGCGTGAaggagcgaggaagaagatgtCCGCGGCACACACGCGCCGAAGTCGGGAAGGCCCATTGCTCGGGGGCACGAGAAAGGATAGTGGTGCAgagtcgacgccgcggcgccgagcgcagaagactggagagacgaggatgacgccgctcgcgaagccgcgggcggagaggaggagacagaaggcgTGGGTGACAGagaagcaggcgagcgagaaggcgccgccggggaggaggacgaaagAACGTCTTCAGCCTCCATGTTGACGCGCGGTTTCAGAGGTCGGcacggccggcgccgctgagcaCAGTCAGCGAACTCGAGCTCCCTCTCTGATCGACTTGCAAGGCGGCGAGGTGTGCCTTTCTCTCGCCTGAAAGTCCTTCGGCATCCCCGCCCACCGCACAAAAACTCTCCCTAGAGAGGACGTGAGTTGACCCcagtcgcccgcctcgccgcagctctcTCACACCctctcgtccttctccgACGCGCCGAGCTCCAGAAGGAGAGGAATCTCTGCTCACGCGCGTCTTTTCAAGAGAAGGAAGgtgccgcgaggaggaatcGGCGGAGAAacccgcgacgaggcgaccgcggctgGCGAACGTGCTCGCAAGCGGCAAAGGGAGacggacgcggcgcggaacTGACGAGCAAGGAAAGGAGCGGGCAAGGAGTGCCCATTGCGTAGGTTTCTTCACGTGCAGACAAAGAGGCTCCTGGGCGCGACGGGATCGTAGGATCACCAAAGTGGACCGAAGACGACCTCCACGCTGGCAAGtcgaggagacgacgcaccAGGAAACAAAAAGCACGTGTTTCACGCGTGTGTCACGCGCTGAAGTGGACATACATCGCCAATGGGACGGAGTGTTTAGAAGTTTATAGACAAAAAGCGACGAAGAAAACATCGCGGGGGCGCGGTGGCCTGGCCATACACCGTGGCAACGCACCGACGTGCGGAACCTTGGGATGGCGTCCGCCGAAAAGGCACGCTCTAGTCATTTCCCAATGCCAAGCGAAGAGTTTTTCCCTCAAGAGCGCACGAAGCTTCGCGTGTGTATTGGGTCAACAGAAATTACGCATGAAATTCGCCAGAGACTGGTCAGCCTGGCGTTGTGCACAGCTAGCCCGAGTCGAGTTCGttccgcgcgccctgcggtGACTTTTCAAGCGGAGTCTGGCGGAATTTGACCTTCACGGAGCCGCCCAGTAAAGTGCGACCGCGTTCTCATGTCAAAAAGACAGCCAATACGACAGACGAACGGTTTCGGCAGCAGGAGAAGTCTCCATTTGTCTGACCACGCGACTTGTCGGATGCAAAGCGCGATCGAACAGCAGGCCACGCGATGCAGAGACCGAACtggtctcctccgcgggaTTCAGCCCGGGAGGAGAGGCAATCCTGCGCGCGAGTCACGTCTTCTGCGGCACACCGTCTGTATGCAAGGCCTGAACGTGCGCGATGCAGGTTTCACGTGCTTCCACGAACTCGCCAGTTGTCAATTTGCACTCGTGGACTCTGGTGAATAATTCCGCGGCTTccacagacgcgcgcaggactgccgcggagctcctgTGGCGCATTCGCGGGGCGTGCCGCTGCCTTGCCGTGACGCCGTTTTTAACCTCACTCTCACGCGCACACGGGAATAGGCGATGCCCTGAATTTTAGTGACGTTCGCCTCACTTTTCCGCGGGAGCTTTGCGCCTGGCTCTCGCGCTTTCGCTTGTGTCTCAGCGACGGGGTGCTTCTCAGGGCACAGCTGAACGTGGCGCCGCGGTCACCTGCGCGTAGTATGCCTTTGAACGCGTGAAACAGGGCTTCGCGAAACGTGAGACTGAAACGCGATCTCACGTTCTGACCACATGTGGCGAGCTTCATTGTCAGGTGGGGGTCCTGCAGGTTTATTCTGGTAAGGAGCCCCTGCATTAGTCTGTATTTTTATCTGGAGTTCGGTTCAAGGTCTCCAACACCCGTTCATGTGTGGAAGGTGTCCCTGTTAATAaaggcctgcgcctcctACCTCGAAAACAGTTCAGACGCATTCGTCTGACCTGAGGGCCTCGTGGTCACTACACAGTTAGATTAGTTCGGAGTGGACGTGTGCGTCTAGCCTCCTGTAAAGAGAAACTTCGGGGACTGTGCGCTAGGCGCCCAcccgtcttcgccgctgaGGCTGCAGCTAGCGTTCTTCCAGCGGCGCTCTGTAGATCCTGGTTGATATAATCGTACtggtctgccgccgcgctccgTACAGTCTGCCCATGCCGCCGGGCACGAGGCTGACTGGGCCCCGTGGAAGGCGTGCGCTTTTTGTTTCAAAACGGGCCAAGCGCGCTTTTAGATCGCTTGTTTTTGCATAGGGTCGCAGAAGTTCGCGACTTACGGAAGGCCCCGGCAGGCGGAAGCCCTTAACACACGCCCAGAGATAGGGGCAAATCAGGTGACCATCTGACGTGGAGAGACACGGACTGGCAGACGGCAGACGTAAAGAGGATCGGGCGTCAAAGGGCGGAGCGCGCTCCTGCTCGGGTGCCCCGTAGAAACGGCACAGCTGGCGACCCGACCGAGGAAcgtcgctgcagctgagGGCGGGCTGGGAGCTCGACGCGAGCTTGGGCTTTTTGGTGTGTGACGAGGATGAGATAACGGAGAATCCGCGAAAGAATCGGGAAGCGCACACGTTTTGCCATCGCGCCACTTGCACACGCCTACAAGGAGGGACGGCGGCCGCATCTCTGCGTCCGATGTCCCCTGTGGCCTACGTTCCTCGCTCGTGCCTGTCTTCGTCGTGCTTCGTGGccgtttcctcttctgcgcgttTTCAGCGTTCGCAGCAATCTCATCGTACCAAAAAGCCGGGTTTTCCCCGAAAAATGGCAGTCGCAGGTGCGCAGAACCCATCCAGCAGCTCTCCCTCCTGCATGCATCCCGCCGACACGGGACTCTCGCCTTTCGCATTTGCTGGAGAAAGTTGTCATTTGGAAACAAAGACGTCTCAAAGCGAAGTGCTGTTTCTGGCTTGCTTACTGTAGCGTTTGctgtcgcttcctccgcttctgcgATCTGCGGCGAGGCACACCGCGTGCCAGCAAAAGGGCAGATTCGTGCTCCGGTGGGTTCCGACCACACGGAAAGTGGAGCCAGACCTCTGGAAGAAAGTCTTAATTCTTTTTTTCGTATgttgcggcgtctgctgccaaCGGCAAGAAATCTGGGGGGCTGAATGGATGTGCATGCTTGCGGGCACATCTTCAGATTttggtgtacgtacaccgcaaGACGGCAATGTGCACAGCTTTTTTTTGCAGTGTATGTACGCTTCAACTTCGGTGTGTGGACTTCAGCCGCGCCAACTGACAGGGCGAGCGGCCAACGAAGCGAAGCGAGTTGTATCTTCAGCGCGTGAGAACAATTTGTTTTCCATTTGCCGGTTCCCCAGTTTTGTCTCCTCCCTCGACTTGTTCGCTCACGCTCGCGCGACGGCAACTTCTCTGTGTCTCTACTCAAGGCGCCCATAATGACGTGTGCGCTAGTCGTTCCTGCTCCTGACGCTTCaccctccgcctccggcaAATTGCCGaccggaggcgaaggcgttcAGATCGGCCTTGACATGCAAGCGCCGATTTCTGGCGTGGTTGTCCATCTCGAGGGTCTCAAGAAGGTTCGCCCCGGCAGTCTGCAGAATGAATTCGCTTCTCTCAGAGGTTAGAATCTTCCTAAGAAGAGCAGGCAGGCTCGTGCGCACTGTTCATGTTCTACAATAACTTCCAAATTAGCTGCCCGTGTGTCCCCCGTTGGTTCCTGAGTCACTTTTCTGtgctcgctttctctttcgCATTTGTTGGCGCCCGGCCAGCGGGCCCTCATCTGTCTGCGTATGTGTGTGCGTCGCGGCCTAGGGAGTTCCGTCGCATGTGCATTGTTTGTGACTGACGCAGTCTCCCCACGTTTGCcttgtctcctctgtgtTGGTACGCACAATGCTTGCTACGCTCAGCGAGTCACACAGTCGGTGAACTGTTGCAGAGCCTGGAGAAGGCGCACCATCGcctggaggagctgcagctgtTCCAAACGGCAGTGAGCGAAGTTCACTGTGGCCCGCGGCCAGGCGAGGTTTCGGTCAATTTCTTTTTGAAGGAGAAAGCGGCCTCGTATCTGTTTGGGACGTATGTCAACTCGAGAGGAGACATCGAGCTCGAGGCGAACGCCCACGTGCCGGCGttcctcggcggcgtgcaAACGTTTTCGCTGACTGGAGGCATGACGCCAGTCAGTTCCGCGACGCAGCTCAAGTTGTCTGTCGACTTGCTTTTTCCGCGTTTCCCCCGCTGTTCACTTCTCTCTAACTGTTTCTCCTCCTCACTCTTCTCTAGCCAGTTGCCGGCTACGCTGGCCTCATCGACCCTCGACGCCGGGGTGTCCCCGCCGAATGGgtctgcgcgggcgagcggaggGACAGACGCTCTGGGGACTCAGCGCGAGACGAGTCGGTGCCCGGCCCGCCCGGGCCTCGCTcgtggcgtctgcgccgacgaagagggcttcttttcctctggagtgctgcgcgccttctcgaggCAGACGTCGTGgacggcggcctcgtcgtATTTCCTGCAGCAGACCGGCCTGGGGGTGCTGGCCTTCAGCCGCGACGGGCGCCACACGGTCGGCTGGGAGAGCTGCTTGCGCGACATTCTCCCGGCctgcgacgctgcgcgcATGGCGTCCCCCGCTGTCCTGCGCACGCCCGTGCGTTCTCTCAAACACGCGGTGCGCTACGACTTCACTTTGGATCGGCTCGATCAGCCGACCCAGGCCCAACCCGCCGGTGGCGacggtgtatgtacaccccATGCGCCCGGGACCCCGGCTggtgcgccgtcgcctgccagcggcgaagaaaagggCCTGTTTCCGCGGAGCGGCTACGTCATCAACGC is a genomic window of Besnoitia besnoiti strain Bb-Ger1 chromosome IV, whole genome shotgun sequence containing:
- a CDS encoding hypothetical protein (encoded by transcript BESB_056130) codes for the protein MTCALVVPAPDASPSASGKLPTGGEGVQIGLDMQAPISGVVVHLEGLKKVRPGSLQNEFASLRASHTVGELLQSLEKAHHRLEELQLFQTAVSEVHCGPRPGEVSVNFFLKEKAASYLFGTYVNSRGDIELEANAHVPAFLGGVQTFSLTGGMTPVSSATQLKLSVDLLFPRFPRCSLLSNCFSSSLFSSQLPATLASSTLDAGVSPPNGSARASGGTDALGTQRETSRCPARPGLARGVCADEEGFFSSGVLRAFSRQTSWTAASSYFLQQTGLGVLAFSRDGRHTVGWESCLRDILPACDAARMASPAVLRTPVRSLKHAVRYDFTLDRLDQPTQAQPAGGDGVCTPHAPGTPAGAPSPASGEEKGLFPRSGYVINAGTELALPGGDSRFFKAHFQSFAATPLPVLSSSVGREKPRAGAASKAGSDAGESGSAASAASGAHTDDGLRSAAPPSPWVLSGRIAGGFLVPASSGGASVCDKFRLTGPYGAGTALRGFRSYAVGPSDVCHVQDPTTKRWRAALDYLGGDSFLASEVCLSYDLRFPSSWKASSSSVPSPSLAAPSEPRKAACPVTAPVSSSPFHPRIFAFGSVAALGDVFSSAPAAAEAPASCAAGGHLAARVGDLLRHWRGTVGWGLALPVYRGVWLEALVALPVRKQRTDDVQRFQLGLRLSSGRMAE